Below is a window of Candidatus Chromulinivoraceae bacterium DNA.
GGCGAACCCTCGGCTGCGCGACGACTCACGGTAGCGCTTGCGAAACTCCTCTATCGGGTGATCTTGGTTTTCCTTAAGCCAGCGGATACCATTTAGGCCGAGATAGTAAATGCCGGGCTTGGATTTTTCTAGAAAGTCAGTCGAGTATATCCATTCGACGTAGTGGTTATCTCGGAGGTCTGAGAGCCACGCATTGATCCGCCTGTAATCTTTATGACCCATCAGTGTTTGTATTTGGATACGATTTAAGAATCTGTATCTATATAGCAGTATGAGTATGGTTTGTTGTCTGGGAGTTAGTTTAGGTAGTTTCATTTAATGCAGTAGTTAGTGAGTAGTAGTGGTAGTAGTTTGTTCTGTTTTTTTGTTTGTCTTGTTTTGAGCGATAGTATTTTGCCAACCCCACCTACACCGTATATTTATAAGGTAAGTGACACGATTATTCAAATTTTACTGTTTACGAAATGGGTTTTATTGTCCTAATCCGCTAGGACAAAGAATAACAGTCGTTTTGCTGGCCTTACGCCTTCTTAATGAGCGACTTATACATGAGCCGCTTGCCGTTGATATTGCTAAACCAATCCTCGAATCGTTCGCCGTCCGTCATATCCTTAGTGTTCCAACGGTAGCTATATTCGTCACAGTATTTTTGCAAATGCTTGGCGCTGACATTGTGATAGATGCCATCAATACCACGCTTGAGGTGCGACCAGAACGACTCGGCAGTATTTGTGCTGGCCATGCCATTTACGAATTCTTTGCTGCCATGGTTAACGCTTTCGTGCTTGTAGCCAAGCTTTGGCAGGGTGCGATATGGCATGTGCTCATCGGTGTAAACAGTGGCATTCAAATCGACATGCTTGCTGATCAAGCCCATAAGCGTAGCACTGCCTGTGTCGCCCGTAACGACAGCGTGGAGTTTGCCGCCGCGTTGTACCATGCCAACTACTGGGGTTTTGACTTTCTTGCTACCAAAGCCTTGGGTGCCTTTGGTTTTTTTGTTGGCATGTTTGTTCTTCTCATTGCCGCCAATGTAGGCTTCGTCTACCTCCACGGCGTCTTTGAGCTTTTCAAAGGTGCCGTTCTCGAAAACGTAACGGATGCGCTGCAACATGAACCAGGCTGTCTTTTGAGTGACGCCGAGGTATTTGCTAAGCTGGATTGACGATACGCCTTTCTTGAGGCTCGTGCATAGGTAGATGGCGAAGAACCACTTTTGGAGGGGAAGTTTGCTATCTTCAAAGACGCTACCCATGCGGACGGTGAATGGGCTGCGACATTCGGCACATTTGAGGCGGCCACTGGCTAGCTTGTAAGCTTTGACGCCAATGGTGCCGCACTTCGGGCAGACAATCTCATCGCCCCAACGCTGCTTAGCCAAGAAGTCTTGGCACTTTTCTTCGGTGGCAAACTCGTTGTAGAACTCGATGAGATTTGTTGCATTCATACCTTAATATTACTAAATTGCTTTGGTAACGTCAAGTATATAATTGCCTAAAAATATTGTATAGTTTTTCAGTACTTATCCGTACGACTCTAGGAGGAACGGTATGGAAGACTATGAATTGGTCGAGCAGTCTGGCCAAGGGCTCTGAAGGGCGTGCCGCTGGAAGAGACGGCCGGCACCAAGCTGGTCATCTCGCTGTATCTGGTGGCGGCTCCGCTGTGTATGTATGTCTCCCTCACTGTCGGCTCGCGCGGCGGTATTAAGGAAGAGTTGGTCGTAGTCGACCCAGTACCGCGCGTCACTGCCGACCGTTTGGTCGCTCATGTGACCGATGGCGGCGATGTTGGTCGAGGTGTGTTCGTGCAGCTCTCTGAGCTGCGGGCCAAGGTCGCCCAGCAGCCAGCGAACAAGCGGCGCGAAACCGCCGAGGCGCTCTGCCGGGCTGCTGTGACGGAGCTCATCGAACGACTTCAGACGCGGCCACCTCGAGTGGAACAACTCCGACTGAGACCGTCAACGTCACAGTCGGTGGGCCAAGTGATCTACTCTAGTTTGCCTGGTCTCGGTAAGCATGGCCGCGGTCGGCACGGATAGGACTGAGGGACGGGCTGTCGGCGGGCTGCATTCGTGCAGTACCGCGGGCCCTCCCGCCTACCCCCGTATCGCAAACTACTACTGTACAGAGGGGCGTGTTTTTGGTATAATTCTTCAAGTTGTATCTCGGTTCAACGACAATTTGGCCTCATCGTCTAACGGTTAGGACACAAGGTTCTCATCCTTGCAATCCGGGTTCGATTCCCGGTGAGGTCACCAAATTGATTTTCCGCTATTCTACGAAATAGCTCTAGATATAAAATCCCCGTAGGTTATCATTACGAGGATTTTATTTTATGGGCTACTCTGTTAGTGTGCTCGGTTCTTCTTGGCGGAACGATGTATAAAATAAAAGCGAGGTGAGGTTTAGCCTTTTACAGCGAATGAGGAGATTGTCTACTCAGATACCATCTAGCCTGTAGGCTACTATCCCCTATCGTGTGCTTGTTTATCTCAAAAAACCACTGTTTTGATCTTATCTCTGTAAAAATAGAATTCGATTCCTCTGGCCGCCATGTAATAGAAGTAACGTATACTTTGTCTCGAAAACCACTATCTAAAAGTTCGATATCTATCAAACACTTATGTATACTTGCAGACAGTGACTAGTAAATCAATTGCTTTTACCGTCTATCCACCGCCACCTATGCTCGATCGGGAGGTCGAGTGTATTCGAGTCGCAACGTATATTGGTGAAGAGCGTAGTCTCGAGGTGAAAGTCTGTCCTAACGGCTTACCAGGACTTGTGTTTGGATTGAGTGGTGATGGCACTGCTGCTATCGAAAGTATTACTGTGCGGTCGACTACAATCACTGACTTGCCTATCTTATTTTTACATGGGCAGGGTTCGGTGCCGAGTATTATGCGTTTTAAAAAAGGTTCGTATACGACGATACAGGTTGTGCTGAAACCCCATGCGCTATATAGCCTATTCGGCATGGACGCTTCTTCCTTCACTAAAGGGTTCATGCTGCCTGAGGAATTTGGTGCTCCTGGTCTTACAGGTCAGCTATGTGCAGTCGATACTGACGCACAACGGATTACTCTTTTGTGTCATGTCTTAGTTGAAAAATTAAAATCGTCCGTCCATGATGATCTTATAGAAAAAAGTGTTGATTTTATTCAGGCACATGTAGATTCGGTAACGGCTAAGGAGCTACTAAGTCAATTTCACTTATCGGAACGCCAATTTCAGAAGCGATTTGTACGGGTCGTCGGTATGTCTGCTCAACTCTACATTCGTATTAAACGAGTTAATGAGGCGCTACGATTAATGGATACTGGACAATACGAACGTCTATCTGACATTGCGCATGCGTTAAATTTCTATGATCAGTCCCATTTTATTCGTGAGATGAAGACCTTCTCCTGGGTGACACCAAAAAATATTACTCAAACTGTAGATGAATTTCATCAAGACCTAGCGGGCGCATCGTATCAATAAAAAAGATTGACGGTTGTATACAATTTTTCGCGTAAGCTTTCTCGTATCCTTTAAATAGCACTTAATAAAGGAGATGCAATGCGTAAAGTAATAATGTTAAATCGTATTTCAATCGATGGCTATTTTGCCAGTAATAATGAGATGACTGGAGGAATGGATTGGTTTGTTCAGGACCCTAAAGTGGACGAGGCTGTTCACAAACGACCAGGAGGTTCAGATACTCTTCTACTCGGTGAAAATACATTCGTGATGTTTAAGAATTCCTGGATGCCCATGCTAAAGGACCAGAATGCTCCTGCGGCGCTTAAGGCTGTTGCTCAAGAACTAACCAATATGAAGAAGATTGTTTTCTCTGAAAAGATCAAGGAGTCAGATTGGGAGAATACAGAATTTCATGACAGCGATCTTACGGGTGTTGTGGGTAAAATAAAACGAGAAGAGGGCACCGACATCCTTGTGATGGGAAGTGGCACAATCGTGCAACAACTGGCGAACGCTGATCTTATCGATGAGTATATATTCATCGTAAGTCCCGTGATAGCCGGTGACGGTAAGATACTATTTAAGGATGTGAAACAACAGAGTCTGAAGCTCGTAAGCGCTCAAAGTTTTGATTCAGGAAATGTTGTGCTCCACTATGAAAC
It encodes the following:
- a CDS encoding dihydrofolate reductase family protein, whose amino-acid sequence is MRKVIMLNRISIDGYFASNNEMTGGMDWFVQDPKVDEAVHKRPGGSDTLLLGENTFVMFKNSWMPMLKDQNAPAALKAVAQELTNMKKIVFSEKIKESDWENTEFHDSDLTGVVGKIKREEGTDILVMGSGTIVQQLANADLIDEYIFIVSPVIAGDGKILFKDVKQQSLKLVSAQSFDSGNVVLHYETVK
- a CDS encoding AraC family transcriptional regulator; the protein is MTSKSIAFTVYPPPPMLDREVECIRVATYIGEERSLEVKVCPNGLPGLVFGLSGDGTAAIESITVRSTTITDLPILFLHGQGSVPSIMRFKKGSYTTIQVVLKPHALYSLFGMDASSFTKGFMLPEEFGAPGLTGQLCAVDTDAQRITLLCHVLVEKLKSSVHDDLIEKSVDFIQAHVDSVTAKELLSQFHLSERQFQKRFVRVVGMSAQLYIRIKRVNEALRLMDTGQYERLSDIAHALNFYDQSHFIREMKTFSWVTPKNITQTVDEFHQDLAGASYQ
- a CDS encoding IS1595 family transposase, which codes for MNATNLIEFYNEFATEEKCQDFLAKQRWGDEIVCPKCGTIGVKAYKLASGRLKCAECRSPFTVRMGSVFEDSKLPLQKWFFAIYLCTSLKKGVSSIQLSKYLGVTQKTAWFMLQRIRYVFENGTFEKLKDAVEVDEAYIGGNEKNKHANKKTKGTQGFGSKKVKTPVVGMVQRGGKLHAVVTGDTGSATLMGLISKHVDLNATVYTDEHMPYRTLPKLGYKHESVNHGSKEFVNGMASTNTAESFWSHLKRGIDGIYHNVSAKHLQKYCDEYSYRWNTKDMTDGERFEDWFSNINGKRLMYKSLIKKA